The proteins below are encoded in one region of Firmicutes bacterium CAG:345:
- a CDS encoding putative uncharacterized protein (product inferred by homology to UniProt): MKNKFHIYNAENILLIEKDNLIQLSHFKMLIKDFIQDLDKDSLFGLELNDLCLKYHKESFDLIYSIFLNLYYYPYEKLNKVFPGIDEHKEFLLNLTDTFYDYYRTSIRFMLADKKIFSPNRTVTVLNHFSNIVISFYRQIYENIISSDQRIYRQLASGLNGAFIFEHIKIKNLPEELSFLSNIRPITSIIVQPPFLVNTTSNKREGTFFEDNTPITKKDMDLKHFYLLPLKIRDVLAYAYVHEKFISSIPGLGTLFRIADGSFLKNNKPKIIFLAGVNNATKPYYYQTNDKTFIGVLPALDKYDYFGYFKKMLLTLFNLTMINNNVLPIHGAGLSIHLRNGITKNVVILGDSGAGKSETIEAMKHLNDHLIADITTIYDDMGSFIKENGNIYTKGTEIGAFVRLDDLDKAYSLLSVDRAIFYNPEKTNSRVVVPISSFTTTITPFKVDLFLYANNYETSPTGIKIISNKDEAKKVFISGQRYAMKTTSEKGLVQTFFANPFGPMQEKEKTQKIIDDVFDTLYENKIPVGVLYTNLSNDNDESIIKAAKGLLSLIEN, encoded by the coding sequence ATGAAAAATAAGTTTCATATCTACAACGCTGAAAATATTTTATTAATTGAAAAAGATAACCTAATTCAACTTTCTCATTTTAAAATGTTGATTAAAGATTTCATTCAAGATTTAGATAAAGATTCTTTATTTGGTCTTGAACTGAATGATCTTTGTTTAAAATATCATAAAGAATCATTTGATCTTATCTATTCTATATTTTTGAATTTATACTATTATCCTTACGAAAAATTAAATAAAGTTTTTCCGGGAATCGATGAGCATAAAGAATTTTTATTAAATTTAACCGATACATTCTATGATTATTATCGTACATCAATTCGTTTCATGTTAGCGGATAAAAAAATATTTTCACCAAATAGAACTGTAACAGTTTTAAATCATTTTTCAAATATAGTCATAAGTTTCTATAGACAAATATATGAAAATATAATCTCTAGCGATCAAAGAATTTATCGTCAATTAGCCTCAGGTTTAAATGGTGCTTTTATTTTTGAGCACATAAAAATTAAAAATTTACCTGAAGAATTATCTTTTTTATCTAATATAAGACCAATAACTTCAATTATCGTTCAACCACCTTTCCTCGTCAATACGACATCTAACAAAAGAGAAGGTACTTTTTTTGAAGATAATACCCCTATCACTAAAAAGGATATGGACTTAAAACATTTCTATTTACTTCCTTTAAAAATTAGAGATGTTTTAGCTTATGCTTATGTACATGAAAAATTCATCAGTTCTATTCCTGGTCTTGGTACCTTGTTCAGAATTGCTGATGGCAGTTTTCTAAAAAATAATAAACCAAAAATTATCTTTTTGGCCGGTGTTAATAATGCAACAAAACCATATTATTACCAAACAAATGACAAAACTTTTATTGGTGTTTTACCTGCTCTTGATAAATACGATTATTTCGGCTATTTCAAAAAGATGCTTTTAACATTATTCAATTTAACGATGATCAACAACAATGTCCTCCCAATTCATGGTGCTGGACTAAGCATCCACCTCAGAAATGGCATTACAAAAAACGTTGTTATACTCGGTGACTCTGGGGCAGGAAAAAGCGAAACTATTGAAGCGATGAAACATTTAAATGATCATCTTATTGCCGATATAACAACAATATATGATGATATGGGATCTTTTATAAAAGAAAATGGAAATATTTATACCAAAGGTACAGAAATTGGTGCTTTTGTTAGACTTGATGATCTTGATAAAGCCTATTCACTTTTATCTGTTGATCGTGCCATTTTTTACAACCCTGAAAAAACTAACTCTCGTGTTGTCGTTCCAATTTCAAGCTTTACAACTACAATAACTCCTTTTAAAGTCGATCTTTTTCTCTATGCTAACAATTATGAAACTTCCCCTACAGGTATAAAAATTATTTCTAATAAAGATGAAGCTAAAAAAGTCTTTATTTCAGGCCAAAGATATGCGATGAAAACCACATCGGAAAAAGGATTAGTTCAAACCTTTTTTGCTAATCCTTTTGGTCCAATGCAAGAAAAAGAAAAAACTCAAAAGATTATCGATGATGTTTTCGATACATTATATGAAAACAAAATTCCTGTCGGTGTACTTTATACCAATCTTTCAAACGATAACGACGAAAGTATTATTAAAGCCGCTAAAGGATTATTGAGCTTAATTGAAAACTAA
- a CDS encoding unknown (no significant homology to UniProt): protein MSENLENYKKKEERIKQYFYEYNQSIRELILSGEDANSLLFHDFLKDLKPDEINLLKKNTFPSIARLNVLNAIYSVSILSVEDRRLLKEVFIRPNESDWWKQYYTRSNYYRSRHRVVNAFYGLIN, encoded by the coding sequence ATGTCAGAAAATTTAGAAAATTATAAGAAAAAAGAGGAAAGGATAAAGCAATATTTTTATGAATATAATCAATCGATTAGAGAATTGATACTATCCGGTGAAGATGCTAATAGTTTATTGTTTCATGATTTTTTAAAAGATTTAAAACCAGATGAAATTAATTTACTTAAAAAGAATACGTTTCCATCGATAGCAAGACTTAATGTTCTCAACGCTATATATTCTGTCAGTATTTTATCGGTTGAAGATAGAAGATTATTGAAAGAAGTGTTCATTAGACCTAATGAATCAGATTGGTGGAAACAATATTATACAAGGTCAAATTATTATCGTTCCAGACATAGAGTTGTTAATGCTTTTTATGGATTAATAAATTAG
- a CDS encoding putative integral membrane protein (product inferred by homology to UniProt), whose translation MGLREIFITCYAVIFIIALLIELFTNEMVSIWFAIGAVFAIIFACIMPIPVWISIIAFVFFSGITLLVFCLFFRKKFFQKKKIHTNADSLIGKEFVLLENTINKKSTIKVNDVIWNCECEEDLPAGTTVIILKIVGNHFIVKEKEKK comes from the coding sequence ATGGGATTAAGAGAAATATTCATAACATGTTATGCAGTTATTTTTATAATCGCTTTATTAATTGAACTCTTTACTAATGAGATGGTTAGTATATGGTTCGCTATCGGTGCTGTTTTCGCTATAATCTTTGCGTGCATCATGCCGATTCCAGTTTGGATTTCTATTATAGCTTTTGTTTTTTTCAGCGGTATTACTCTTTTAGTCTTTTGCTTATTCTTTCGAAAAAAATTTTTTCAAAAGAAAAAAATTCATACAAATGCTGATTCTTTAATAGGTAAAGAATTTGTTCTTCTAGAAAATACAATCAACAAAAAAAGTACTATAAAAGTTAATGATGTTATTTGGAATTGCGAATGTGAAGAAGATTTACCTGCCGGAACTACTGTAATTATTTTAAAAATTGTCGGAAATCATTTTATTGTAAAAGAAAAGGAGAAAAAATAA
- a CDS encoding putative uncharacterized protein (product inferred by homology to UniProt) has translation MDGFLIFIIVIVCIIAIVAIIALITSVKIINQSTTAIVQRLGRYHRTLEAGPHMIVPFIDRVYKKISLKEQVADFDPQPVITKDNVTMQIDTVVYFQITDPKLYAYGVANPINAIANLTATTLRNLIGELELDQTLTSRDTINQQMRLILDEATDPWGIKINRVELKNILPPRDIQEAMEKQMRAEREKREAILRAEGDKQSQILTAQGEKESTILRAEAKKVAMIKEAEGRAEALLKQYEAEAQSIRLINDAKASNEYLTLKAFESYTKLADGKSTKLVVPSDLGNLVSTVATIAETAKKTDTQDK, from the coding sequence ATGGATGGATTTTTAATTTTTATAATTGTCATTGTCTGTATAATTGCAATTGTTGCAATTATTGCCCTAATTACTTCTGTTAAAATTATCAATCAAAGTACCACTGCTATCGTTCAACGTTTAGGTCGTTATCATCGCACATTAGAAGCTGGACCACACATGATTGTTCCATTTATCGATCGTGTTTATAAAAAGATTAGCTTGAAAGAACAAGTTGCAGATTTTGATCCTCAGCCTGTTATTACTAAAGATAATGTTACAATGCAAATAGATACCGTTGTCTATTTTCAAATAACAGATCCTAAGTTATATGCTTATGGTGTTGCAAACCCAATCAATGCTATTGCAAATTTAACCGCCACTACTCTCCGTAACCTTATTGGTGAATTGGAGCTTGACCAAACATTAACTTCACGTGATACAATCAACCAACAAATGAGATTGATTCTTGATGAAGCTACTGATCCTTGGGGAATAAAAATAAATCGTGTCGAATTAAAGAACATTTTACCTCCACGCGATATCCAAGAAGCTATGGAAAAACAAATGCGTGCTGAACGCGAAAAACGTGAAGCTATTCTCCGTGCTGAAGGTGATAAGCAATCTCAAATTTTAACTGCCCAAGGTGAAAAGGAAAGTACTATTCTTCGTGCTGAAGCTAAAAAAGTTGCAATGATTAAAGAAGCTGAAGGGCGTGCTGAAGCATTATTAAAACAATATGAAGCTGAAGCTCAAAGCATTCGACTCATCAATGATGCTAAAGCTTCTAATGAATATCTTACCTTAAAAGCATTTGAAAGCTATACAAAATTAGCTGATGGTAAAAGCACTAAATTAGTTGTTCCAAGCGATTTAGGCAATTTAGTTTCAACTGTCGCTACAATTGCTGAAACAGCTAAAAAAACTGATACACAAGATAAATAA